The following are encoded in a window of Gossypium raimondii isolate GPD5lz chromosome 13, ASM2569854v1, whole genome shotgun sequence genomic DNA:
- the LOC105782393 gene encoding small ubiquitin-related modifier 1 has product MSGVTNQEEDKKPADQTAHINLKVKGQDGNEVFFRIKRSTQLKKLMNAYCDRQSVDFNSIAFLFDGRRLRVEQTPDELEMEEGDEIDAMLHQTGGAMA; this is encoded by the exons ATGTCAGGCGTAACCAACCAAGAGGAAGACAAGAAACCCGCTGATCAAACGGCTCACATTAATCTTAAAGTGAAAGGCCAG GATGGGAATGAAGTGTTTTTTAGGATTAAGAGAAGTACTCAACTGAAGAAGCTGATGAATGCGTACTGTGATCGGCAATCAGTGGATTTCAACTCTATTGCTTTCCTGTTTGATGGCCGCCGTCTGCGAGTGGAGCAAACTCCAGATGag TTGGAAATGGAAGAAGGGGATGAAATAGATGCAATGCTACATCAAACTGGTGGTGCTATGGCCTAA